The sequence CAAACGTTACGATCGCAATATTTTAAAATACTCTACGGCTGAACTAACGAAAGCAGGAACTTGGATTAATCCTGATTGGGACAAAGATTATGATTATGCTGGGGCAGTACTGTTAACTAAACGTTACCTGTTAACCAATGAACTACCTCAAGAAGCTTATCTTACCTGTGCTTTACTGCTTGCTGTTAATGAAAAGTCCGAAGTTAGATTGAATGTAGCCAGATCTTTTTATGAAGCGATCGCCCAACGGAAAATTTCCTTAGCCACGCCGATTTTAGCTAACTTAAGAGTGCCAGATGGTTCTTTGAGTAGCTGCTTCATCATTGGCATGGATGATAATTTAGAAAGCATTTTTGCCGAAATCACCAACGCAGCCAGAATTTCTAAGAATGGTGGTGGCGTTGGGGTAAATGTCAGTCGGATCCGCGCTACTGGTAGCTGGGTAATGGGCAAAGATCATGCTTCTGGGGGCGTTATTCCTTGGATTAAGTTGCTCAATGATACGGCGATCGCCGTTAATCAGGGTGGACGTAGGGCTGGGGCTGTGACTATTGGCTTGGATATCTGGCATTTAGATGTGCCTGAGTTTTTAGAGATGCAGGCGGAAAATGGCGATCGTCGTCGCAAAGCCTATGATGTCTTTCCCCAACTGGTAATCGTCGATGAATTTATGCGTCGAGTCGAGCGATGCCAAAAGTGGACGCTGGTAGATCCCTATGAAGTTAAAGAAAAGTTAGGTATTGAGTTAGCCGAACAATGGGGCGAAAACTTTGAAGCTGCTTATGCTCGAATTGAAGCAGAATTGGATCGTAAAATTACTCTCTACAAGCAAATAGATGCCCGCGAATTGTTTAAACACATTATGCGGAGTCAGGTAGAGACAGGAATGCCTTATCTGGCGTTTAAGGATACGATTAATCGGGCAAATCCCAACAAGCATGAAGGTTATATTCCTGGGGTAAATCTCTGTTGTGAGAGCTTTAGCAACGTCAAGCCAGGGTTGGAGGCGCACTGCTGCAATTTAGTATCTCTTAATTTAGCTAACGTCGAAGAATCTGAAATAGCTGATGCTGCTCGCTTAGCCGTGAGAATTCTCGACAATACAATTGATATAACCAAGCCTCCCTTTACCGATAGCAAGACCCATAACGACAAATACCGCACGATTGGCGTAGGCTGTATGGGGTTAGCTGACTGGCTGGCAAAACGCCATTTAACTTATGAAAGCCTAGCGCAAATTAGTCATCTGTTTGAAGAGGTTGGCTACTGGTCTACCGCCGCTTCGATGGAATTAGC is a genomic window of Coleofasciculaceae cyanobacterium containing:
- a CDS encoding ribonucleoside-diphosphate reductase subunit alpha, whose protein sequence is MQPSFPLTSNSISTANSEPKVSKTGRNQQPIANPNGLGSVLPQQRDSTCAQMPGEIFEAGSTTSIQVVRRDGSLTPLNISKIRSVVEWACSEQNVNLITLEAGLTTRLRSGVTTRDIQDNLIDCALGMCSPDEPAWRYVAGRLHIWSRWKDTQVSRGFGYGNYPAAVQFQLEAKRYDRNILKYSTAELTKAGTWINPDWDKDYDYAGAVLLTKRYLLTNELPQEAYLTCALLLAVNEKSEVRLNVARSFYEAIAQRKISLATPILANLRVPDGSLSSCFIIGMDDNLESIFAEITNAARISKNGGGVGVNVSRIRATGSWVMGKDHASGGVIPWIKLLNDTAIAVNQGGRRAGAVTIGLDIWHLDVPEFLEMQAENGDRRRKAYDVFPQLVIVDEFMRRVERCQKWTLVDPYEVKEKLGIELAEQWGENFEAAYARIEAELDRKITLYKQIDARELFKHIMRSQVETGMPYLAFKDTINRANPNKHEGYIPGVNLCCESFSNVKPGLEAHCCNLVSLNLANVEESEIADAARLAVRILDNTIDITKPPFTDSKTHNDKYRTIGVGCMGLADWLAKRHLTYESLAQISHLFEEVGYWSTAASMELAKERGAYAAFPGSEWSKNKLIGSKSLEEILELAQDKDRWIQLAQNIKTYGIRNSHITAIAPNTSSSLVQGCTASILPAYSKFFYDKWAKGTVPIAPPFIEDCFWFYRENKSLDQKIVVKAVAVIQQWIDTGISMELLFNLNQGVYFPDEPERAVKAKDIYETLIMAWKEGCKAVYYVRTVQKDDFKESGEGCTACAN